In the Sinomonas cyclohexanicum genome, GGGAGGCTGCCGCCACGGCGAAGCGGGCTGTGTCCGAGGCCGTAGCGAAGGCCGCGGCGGCCAAGGCGGCCGCTGCCGAGGCGTCCGCCGCGGAGCAGGCCGCCCAGGAGGCGCTGGCCGCGTCCGCCGAGGCCGAGAAGGCTGCGGAGCTTGCCGCCGCGGAGCTTGAGTCGGCGGAGCTCGAGTCCGCGACCGCGGAGGCTCAGGCTTCGACGTCGACGGCCCCGATCTCGGCGTCCCAGGCCCCGATCTCGGCCGATCCGAACTTTGCCCCGCACATCGCTCCGGTGAACCAGCACGTCGAGTTCCTGCGCAAGCTGCGCCCGGGCTTCGAGGTCCCGTTCGTGGATCCGATGCACTCGGTCGACGAGGCCCGGATCGTGAGCCTCTTCTCCAATACGGGCGAGGCGAGCCCGCGCGGCTACGTGTGGGCCGGCGACGATGCCGCCGCCACGCGCCTCCTCGGCCTCCAGTACCAGCTCGGCCTGCGCCCCGAGTGGACCATGCCGTGGAACGCATATCCCTGGTTCACGCCGGGCGAGCCCAATGGCAAGCTCACCCCCGAGCAGCTGCATGCCGGTCTCAAGCCGCTCATCGCGTTCTTGAAGACCGTGCCGCGCGTCTCCGCGATCGTGGCCCACGGCACCGAGGCGAACCGCCTCGCGCAGATGCTCCTCAAGACGGACAACCCGCTGATCTGGCGTCGCGGCCTCAAGGTCTACAAGGCCCGTTCGCTCCACGGCCGGGCGTTCGCCGGCTCGAAGGAGCGCCAGACCGAGTGGCTCATCGACATGGGCCGCGCCTACGCGGACGCGATGGCACGCGCGGGCCTCAAGAGCGGCCGGTAGGTCCCGGGAAGCACCTCAAACGCAAGGAGGCGGACGACGGCGGCCACCCGGCCGGCGTCGTCCGCCTCGCTCTGTCTGGGCTACTTCAGGGTCTTCAACGTCCCTACTTGCTCCGCGGCTTGCGCAGATGCGCCACGGGATCCGCGTCGAGGGCGACGGCCCTCTTGGCCTTCTTCGCCGCGCGCTGCTCCTTGAGGGACTTGGAAGGCTTCTTGTGGGTTTCGGGCTGGTGAGGCTGCTTGTCAGGCATGTCTGAGCTCCTTTGGTCATACCCCCGGTGCACATGACGATACGCCGGTAAGATGCTGGGCACCATGCCCCCTTCGAACGCACCCGCCTCCGTTCCCTCGGCAGTCCGGATTGACTCCTGGCTGTGGGCGGTGCGCGCCTTCAAGACCCGCTCGGCCGCGACGGCTGCATGCCGTGCTGGGCATATACGGCTCAACGGCAACCCGGTCAAGGCGTCCCAGACCGTCGTGCCGGGGGACACGATCCGCGTGCGGCAGTCCGGATTCGAGCGGATCCTCGAGGTCCACGTGCTGATCGTCAAGCGCGTGGGCGCGGAGGCGGCGTCCAGGTGCTACACCGACCACACGCCCGAGCGGCCGCCCGTACCGTTCCTCGGCCTCCCCCAGCGCGATAGGGGCTCCGGGCGGCCCACCAAGAAGGACCGCCGGGAGATGGAGCGGCTGCGCGGGGAGACCCGGGGCGACTGAGGCGGCGCGGCCTCTCCGGTAGGAAGTCACCCGGCACACTCTTGCCGCCACCTGTCTCGGGTCTTGGAGACACCGCCCGGCGTCCGCCTCGAGGCGCGGCCAGCGACCCAGTCTCGGGCAGCCCCCGGTGTCAGGACAGGGCCGGGGCCGGGACAGGGGCGGGAGCGGTCCGGAGGTCAGCGTCGAGGAGGTTGGCGGCCAGGGCCGGCGCCAGGCCTGGTGTGAGGGGAAGGCGCGGGACGAGGAGGCAGTGCATGAGGTGATAGATGTCCGCTTTGCCGTCCCAGACGGATGAGGACACGGAACCGTTCTCGTCGAGTTCCTGCCACCAGGAGCCGTTCTCATAGTCAATGAAGTGCTCGCGGACGTGGTCCCAGATGCGCTCGTACCACGCGGCATAGGCGGGGTCGCCTGTCGCCTTGTAGAGCGCTGCTGCGCCGCCGATGGCCTCGACGGGCACCCACCGGATCCGCGAGGTCACGACCGGCTGGCCCTGCCAGTCGACGGAGTAGACGAATCCGGGGTGGCCGTCGGGCTGCCAGGCATCCCGGCAGGCGGCATCGAAGAGCCCGCGCGCGTCGTCGAGCAGCCATGAGGGCGCGTCCATGCCTCGTGCTTCCAGGCCGGCCTTCACGTGCAGGAGGAGACGGGCCCATTCCGTCCAGTGGCCGGGGGTGCTGCCGTAGGCCCGGAACCGGTCTGCTCGGTGGTCGGTGTTGTACTCGGGCAGCGGGTTCCAGTCCGGGTCGAAGTGCTCGAACACGCGGTAGCTGTTGTTGCGGGCGAACCGGTGGATGAGGACTTCTGCGATGTGCAGCGCGCGTTCGAGCCATCGGGTCTCGCCGGTGACGTCGGTGACGATGAGGTATGCCTCCACCGAGTGCATACTGGCATTTCCGCCGCGGTATGCCTCGGTCTGGGTGAACTCGCGGTCCCAGGAGTCGAAGCACATGTTCGCATCGTGGTCCCAGAACTTGCCGTCGGCGATGGCGAGCGCGTCCTCCAGGAGTTCCGTCGCGCCGGGCCGGCCGGCCGCGACGGCGCTGGCTGCGGCGAGCAGCACGAAGGAGTGCGCGTAGCCGGATTTGGCGGTCTCAACAGGCCCCTCGTCATTGACTGACGCGAACCAGCCGCCATGGTCGTCGTCGTGGAAGGCGGTGCGCAGGGCGTTGATCCCGTGGTCGACGAGTGTATTGGCTCCGGGGCGCCCCATGAGCCCTGCGAGGGCGAAGACATGGGTCATCCGGGCCGTGATCCACAGCTGTGTGGGCTTCTCGGCCACGACGTTGCCGTTGTTGTCAAGCCATCCGAAGCCGGTGTGGACCCGGGAACGCCGGCCGAATTCGAAGATGCGGTCGGTTTCGGCCTCGAGCCAACGTGTGTGGGCGGCGTTGTGGAGCCAAGTCATGGTGTTTGTCCTCTCGCTTGGTGATGGTGTTGGATTGTCAACTTCTTCGCACTGCCACGCTGCCAGATGTGCGCATGTCAGGTGAGCGCAATGACGCCCTTGAGGAGGAGCATGATGGCGCCGAGGAACGCAAGTACGATCACCGCGGCTCTGCTCACCCTTGCCGGGATCCTCGGTCCGAGGAGGTTGCCGAGGACGATGCCGCTGACGAGCGCAGCACCGCATGAGAGCCATTGCCACGCGTCCAGGGCTGGCAGCGAGTGCTTGGCCGCGAGCGAGGCCAGGCCCACGCAGGCGAAGTAGAGCTGGATGCTGGTTGCGAAGGCCACGTGCTTCCAGCGGGTGGCAAGGGCATAGGCGGTGACGGCCGGGCCGCCCACCCCTGCTGTGACGTTCATGAATCCGGAGATGAGCCCTGCGGCAGCGGCCCCGAACCTCCCTTGGAGGAAGGAGGCCTCGCGCACGGTCAGGCTCGCGGCCAGCGCGAGGATGACCATTGTCCCTATCAGGATGGACAGGACGTTGGATGGGACGTTCGCGGCCACCCAGGCACCGGGTATCACGGCCGCGACAGCGGGGATCATCATCGCCAGCACACGCCGGTACTCAACCTGCCGGAACACCTGGGCGAAGACGAGCAGGGCCGTCAGGGTGCCGAAGACATTGACCACGATGACTCCGTTGAAGGGGCCCAGAATCATCACGAGGAAGGGCGAGGCGACGAGGGCGAAGCCGACACCGCTGATGCGCTGGGTCGAGGCGCCGAGGAAGGTCGCTCCTGACAGCGCGGCGAGGGACCAGAGATAGCCGGGGTTCACGGGTGTCAGGGGCGCCAGGCGAGGTACTTGGGCTCGGTGAATTCCTCCATTCCCAGGCTCGCGCCCTCCCGGCCCAGGCCCGACTGCTTGACCCCGCCCATCGGTGCGAAGGCAACCGACGGGAGCGGGTCGTTGATTCCGACGATGCCCGCCTCGAGGGCCTCGGCGATGCGCCAGCAGCGCCCCGCGTCCTTCGCGAACACATAGGCGGCCAGGCCCATCTCCGTGTTGTTCGCGCGCGAGAGGAGCTCGGCCTCGTCCTTGAAGGGGAAGGCGGCGGCCACGGGGCCGAAGACCTCCTCGCGCGCCAGCGCGGCCTCTTCGGGGACGTCGGTGAGCAGCATGGGCCGGAGGAAGGAGCCCTGCGCGGGGACGTCGCGCCAGGAAGTTCGCTCCTTCGCGCCGAGTCCGAGGGCTTGGTCGACCATGCGCTGGACGCCGGCGACGCTGTCCTGGTCGATCATGGGCCCTAGGTCGGGCACGGGTTCGGCCGAGCCGTCGCCGATGGAGAGGGCATCGAGCCTGGCCGCCAGCCGGGTCACGAAGTCTTCGAAGATGCCCTCTTGGACGAAGAATCGGTTGGCTGCAACGCAGGACTGGCCGGTGTTGCGGGTCTTGGCCAGGACGGCGGCGTCGACGGCGGCTTCGAGATCCGCGTCGTCGAAGACGATGAACGGGGCGTCCCCGCCGAGCTCGAGCAGGGGGCGGACGACGCGCTGCGCGGCCGTCGCCATGATCTGCCGCCCCACGCCGGTGGAACCGGTGAAGGTCACGACGCGCACGGCGGGGTGGGCCAGCAGCGTTTCGGTGATCTCCCGCGCGGGGCCGTGGACGAGGTTGAGCACGCCGGGGGGCAGGCCGGCGTCGTCCAGCGCCCGGACGAGCTCTGCGGCTGCGAGCGGGGCGCGCTCCGAGACGCGGGCGACGACCGTGCACCCGGCCGCCAGTGCGGGGGCGAGCTTGCGAGCCTGCAGCGAGCAGGGGAAGTTCCACGAGGTGAGGGTCAGGACGACGCCGGCCGCGCTCCGGGTGGTGAGGTGGCGCCGGGCAGGGTCCTCGCTGGGGATCACGGTTCCGAGCGGTCTGCGGGCCTCTTCGGCGAACCACCGGAGGTATTCGATCGAGAAGCTGATCTCGCCCAACGCCTCGGGGAGCCGCTTGCCGGCCTCTGCGGCGAGGATCGCCGCGATGGCCTCTCGCCGCTGCAGGAGGAGGTCCGCGGCGCGGAACAGGATGTCCGCGCGCTCGCGAGGGGGCGTCTTGGACCAGGTGCCGAAGGCCGCGGCGGCGGCATCGGCGGCTTCCGCGGCCAGGGCCGCGTCACCCCAGCAGACCGTTCCGACGGTGTTCCCCGTGGCGGGGTTGCGGACCGGCCTGCGATTGGCGAGTCTGCGCCACTGGCCGTTGATGAGGGTGGTTTCTTCTGTCATGGCAGGAGGAGCCTTTCGTGGTGGCGGTTCAGGCCGAGCGGGGCTGCCGGTTCCCGGCGGT is a window encoding:
- a CDS encoding uracil-DNA glycosylase, translated to MSASQAPISADPNFAPHIAPVNQHVEFLRKLRPGFEVPFVDPMHSVDEARIVSLFSNTGEASPRGYVWAGDDAAATRLLGLQYQLGLRPEWTMPWNAYPWFTPGEPNGKLTPEQLHAGLKPLIAFLKTVPRVSAIVAHGTEANRLAQMLLKTDNPLIWRRGLKVYKARSLHGRAFAGSKERQTEWLIDMGRAYADAMARAGLKSGR
- a CDS encoding sulfite exporter TauE/SafE family protein, whose amino-acid sequence is MNPGYLWSLAALSGATFLGASTQRISGVGFALVASPFLVMILGPFNGVIVVNVFGTLTALLVFAQVFRQVEYRRVLAMMIPAVAAVIPGAWVAANVPSNVLSILIGTMVILALAASLTVREASFLQGRFGAAAAGLISGFMNVTAGVGGPAVTAYALATRWKHVAFATSIQLYFACVGLASLAAKHSLPALDAWQWLSCGAALVSGIVLGNLLGPRIPARVSRAAVIVLAFLGAIMLLLKGVIALT
- a CDS encoding RNA-binding S4 domain-containing protein, yielding MPPSNAPASVPSAVRIDSWLWAVRAFKTRSAATAACRAGHIRLNGNPVKASQTVVPGDTIRVRQSGFERILEVHVLIVKRVGAEAASRCYTDHTPERPPVPFLGLPQRDRGSGRPTKKDRREMERLRGETRGD
- a CDS encoding AGE family epimerase/isomerase, which gives rise to MTWLHNAAHTRWLEAETDRIFEFGRRSRVHTGFGWLDNNGNVVAEKPTQLWITARMTHVFALAGLMGRPGANTLVDHGINALRTAFHDDDHGGWFASVNDEGPVETAKSGYAHSFVLLAAASAVAAGRPGATELLEDALAIADGKFWDHDANMCFDSWDREFTQTEAYRGGNASMHSVEAYLIVTDVTGETRWLERALHIAEVLIHRFARNNSYRVFEHFDPDWNPLPEYNTDHRADRFRAYGSTPGHWTEWARLLLHVKAGLEARGMDAPSWLLDDARGLFDAACRDAWQPDGHPGFVYSVDWQGQPVVTSRIRWVPVEAIGGAAALYKATGDPAYAAWYERIWDHVREHFIDYENGSWWQELDENGSVSSSVWDGKADIYHLMHCLLVPRLPLTPGLAPALAANLLDADLRTAPAPVPAPALS
- a CDS encoding NAD-dependent succinate-semialdehyde dehydrogenase, producing MTEETTLINGQWRRLANRRPVRNPATGNTVGTVCWGDAALAAEAADAAAAAFGTWSKTPPRERADILFRAADLLLQRREAIAAILAAEAGKRLPEALGEISFSIEYLRWFAEEARRPLGTVIPSEDPARRHLTTRSAAGVVLTLTSWNFPCSLQARKLAPALAAGCTVVARVSERAPLAAAELVRALDDAGLPPGVLNLVHGPAREITETLLAHPAVRVVTFTGSTGVGRQIMATAAQRVVRPLLELGGDAPFIVFDDADLEAAVDAAVLAKTRNTGQSCVAANRFFVQEGIFEDFVTRLAARLDALSIGDGSAEPVPDLGPMIDQDSVAGVQRMVDQALGLGAKERTSWRDVPAQGSFLRPMLLTDVPEEAALAREEVFGPVAAAFPFKDEAELLSRANNTEMGLAAYVFAKDAGRCWRIAEALEAGIVGINDPLPSVAFAPMGGVKQSGLGREGASLGMEEFTEPKYLAWRP